AGCATTTCTTCCAACCATCCACGTCCGCTGATTTCATCAGTACTATCCTTTGCGAGCATCTCACTGATTCCCACCTCTCTTACAAGGAATTCCTTCCGGCCAAGATACCATGTATTTCCACCAGGACAGACAATTCCATTAGCTTCTATGGATATATTATGCATTCCCACTCTCCATTCATACCCTTTAGGTACTAAAAGCACGAGTGGATGGTGCTGGATATATTTGAAGCACAGTTTAAGAACCTCATTGCCAGAAGAATACACAGTTTGATTAATCTTTGTTCCTATCTTCATAGGATGTAATAGATGATTCTCCTCCTATCTGACACCAAACAGAAAGAACAAAACCAAAATGCTGTAATCCATGAATACCTTCCAGGCTACGGGCATTAGTATATGAAACCAGCAATCTTTTACCTGCAGTTGAGCAATCAGTCCCTGTGAAATGGCAGCACCCGTTTCCGTTGTCATTTGAAGAATCAAGACTACCCAGATATTTTCACCTTTCTGTGAAGATTCCTCAAACAACGTACTACAATCACTTGTTGCACCTTCTGAGTTAAGAACCTTGAGAGTAACACAACTGTCACTATTATGAGTAAGCAAAGACATATTCAAATACtcaattaacaatttcagatggTACTCCAATTCAAGAACCAGCTCATATACAAAATTTGCATTGCACCTAGGCATTAATATCAACCCATTATACTCATTCATCCAGGGTGACCTCATAAGAAAAAACACACCATAAATAAGAGTACTCAAGCAGAATTTAGTACTCCTCATGATTAACTCAAGCAATCTACCTCTATCAAATACTCTTCCAGCAATGATTAAACTTCTTCGTACACAAGCAGGGGTCGTAAGTAAAAAATATCTCAACTGTAACTTTAGAGAACCCACATTTCCCCTGAGACTCCATCTAATGTTGACAAGAATCTGAATAATTAATCCACTTGCATTGGCAGACTCATATTTCATTGTTACATAAGATCTCGAAATAGTGCAGATGACATTATGTTGTTGTGGCTTCTCCTCAAAGAGCTTGCTGACAACACGCTGGTATCCCCTTTTTACCAAATCCATTAACAAATCCAGATGATACCCAAGTTTATAAAAAGGCTCATACATACATTCCCAATCATTTTTATGCATTAAAATCAATCCATATGGAATTACCACACATGAAGTAAGAATATGAACACAGAATTTAGAGCTAATGTTTGCATAAGGACAACTTCTGCTCAATTCAACAATTTTCCTCTATCAAATAAGGTTCGAGCCAAATCCAACCTACAACAAAAACATATTCTACTATACAGCTTGTTGTCAACCTTGAATAAGACCTTATGAACATTAAAATTTTCATAACACATTTCTATAAGTGAGAATGAGAACATTTTACTAAATTTTCTCACATAATCCGCATTCTCGAGAAGAATAACAATATTAGTGAAACCAGACTTGAGTTTAGATTTGTAACTACCTTCCTCCATTGCTAGAGGATTAGAAGCATTTCCGCTGAACTCATTCAACGAGTTGAAATCCTTGAACTCGTCGTTAATTACCATTCTAACTTGAAAACCCTCATCGTCATTACGAGGTCCATTATCAGAATTAAATGGTTTACCCTCCTCTAGAAACATTGTAGTTGCCTTGGATTTCTGAATCTCATAAACACTACCAGATCCGTCAATACTACCAGATGAAACAATTATTGGTGTAGATGGAAATTTACCTTCATCTGTTGCTCTATGAGTTGAAGAATTTCGAAATAATTCTCTTACTGAGCTTAAATCACCTGAACCAAgtgaaattgattttgatttgacCACAATTTCTTCCTCGGCTATCTTCGATTCACCAGACCcgtttgagagatttgttgttgtAGTAGAGTCTAAAACTCCGTTAGAGCTTTCCGGTGTAGGACCTTGACCAGTATAAACTCTATCATGTTCGTCATAATATTCTCGAATTAACTCTCGGATAGACTGTAAATACCTTGTTGATGGTTGTTTATGGTGTTGATCAACCTTCTTGAGTAGATCTGCGTGTTTAAGAGCCAGCTCGTCTTGTCTTTGGCTGGACTCCTTTTGAGTTTTAGCTAACTCATCAATCTTTCGGTTCAGTTCATCAAACGCAGCTTTGTTGGCCATAGAAGCAGTCGGATAatcgactgctctgataccaattgtagtgaACTCACTACAAATTGGATCATCATAAACAGTTTGGGTCTCTAAGGGTAAAGATGATTTGGGATAGATAGAGGATAATAAAGGATTAGAAGAAGAATTAGACGAATTataaggataagaagaagaagacattgtagacaaagaatTTGCAGAAGCAATTAGAGAAGAAGATAGCGTTTTACATTATTTCTTAGCTGGTTCCTTCCTTACAACAAACACAGCCTAAATAGCTGTAGAAATGACCAATGATGTGAATACGCATACTACCCTTACAATAATAGTAAAGTACCACAACTACCCTTTCTATCCTACCCCGGGTACATGACACAATGTCACATCcgttcgcattgaagacaactttgtggtctttgtcacaaatttgactaacataaaggagattagcagtcatacctttaacttatacgacatcatggatttcaggaacgccaAGTAGTTTGattgtccccttcttgcttatgtagcaacaactcccaccCCTGAATGTTACTGGACCTCCTTCAAATTcgcttgaattcacaaaccacgaaagatctccagtcatatgtcgaACACATCCACTGTAAAGGAACCATTCAAAGGGTGATATTGATTTTAGatcaaaagctcccatactaacactactaccACGTTTGGGTTTTTTTGTTagatttgtacacctttttagaaTAGTAAACAGTTGTTTATCTTtctttgacagacttcaaatacTTATtacttgcaatttctgcaacaagatcagaattgatccttATTTTTTCATCCAACTTATTCTGGAGATTAACTACCTCTTCAGAACGTTCCCGAAGATTAGAGTTTTTGATATAGATTTCGcaatgaagaccatcaattttccttGTCAATCGTTTTTTTTCTCGacaaatatttttgatgattttctcCAGATCCAAATATTCAACctcatcgatggtttctagaacacactcggaGTTGAATAGATCTAATCCTGGTAAAGCATTCATCGAGACTTtattgtccatagattcagattgctacaaacacagacttatgaggtctttaacgtgtttgcctgctctgataccaattgaaaaagcggggatctaacaaccatacccaatatttagttcgacaatctgtatggactaactacaatataattcaaagagaatcaaccagacagtcagactcaatcaagaaaatatatccaagagttatatctttgtttctcaatgtaattagaaaatcaaacaaataggaatccgtg
This portion of the Papaver somniferum cultivar HN1 chromosome 11, ASM357369v1, whole genome shotgun sequence genome encodes:
- the LOC113323462 gene encoding uncharacterized protein LOC113323462; translation: MHKNDWECMYEPFYKLGYHLDLLMDLVKRGYQRVVSKLFEEKPQQHNVICTISRSYVTMKYESANASGLIIQILVNIRWSLRGNVGSLKLQLRYFLLTTPACVRRSLIIAGRVFDRGRLLELIMRSTKFCLSTLIYGVFFLMRSPWMNEYNGLILMPRCNANFVYELVLELEYHLKLLIEYLNMSLLTHNSDSCVTLKVLNSEGATSDCSTLFEESSQKGENIWVVLILQMTTETGAAISQGLIAQLQIGGESSITSYEDRNKD